The following is a genomic window from Citrifermentans bemidjiense Bem.
GTATGATCGCCAGCGGCAACACCAGCACCACCATCTTCCAGCGCAGTTTCAGTTTGTTTATGAAGGCGAAGAGGTACTTCTGCACGGCTCCCCCGGCTGAATCGGTTTAGGCGTAGGCCCTGTCGCTGTGGCCGGATAGGTACTTTTCGGCCAGTGTAAAACAACGTTCGCAATACTATCGTATACGGCGCGGCAATTGCCAGCGTTTTTTCGCATTTTTGCAAATATGTCGGTATACTGTTGAAAATTTTTTTCCGGAGCCGCCATGGAAATCCCGCAGTACCCCAACTCCAGGGGGATCAACGTCGACGACAAGTCGCAGCTGGACCCGCTTTTCGACGCGCTGCAGCCGCGGGTCTCCGAACTCACCTTCGCGAACCTCTATCTATTCAGGAAGGCGCACGACTACAGGCTTACCCGGTTGGGGGACGCGGTGCTGGCGCTTGGGCGCGGCTACGACGGCTCCCCCTATTTTCTTCCCCCCTTTGGCGGCGACATTGCCGCCGCGACCCGCAGGCTTCTCGATGAAGGACTCACCCTCTACGGCGCCGACGACGGTTTCCTCTCCCGCTATCTCCCAAACTTTGGGCTCGAAGTGGTCCCCGACCGCGACAATTTCGACTATCTGCATCTGAAACAGGAGATGGCGGAACTTAACGGCAAAAAGTACCACAAGAAAAAGAACCGGGTGAATTACTTCCAGCTGCGGCACCGCCACCAGGTGGAGCTCTTCAACGAGGGGCACCTGGATGGGGCGCTGGAACTATTGGAGCAGTGGCGCCGGGTGCGCGCCGAATTCGGTGAGGAGTCGTCGCTCGCCCAGGAGGTGGAGGGGGCGACCGAGGCGCTGAGGCTTAGGGAAGCGCTCGGGTTGTCGGGGGTGGTGGTGCTGGTCGATGGGGCGGTGAGGGGGTTCGCGCTAGGCGAGCGGCTGAACCGGGAGACGGCTGTCTGCCATTTTGAGAAGGGGGACCTGTTCCTGGAGGGGCTGTACCAGTTGCTGGACCGAGAGTTCTCCCGGCTCCTCTTCCCCGAGTGCAGCTACCTGAATCGGGAGCAGGACCTGGGGGAGCCCGCCTTGAGGCAGGCGAAGCTCTCCTACCACCCGGTGGAGCTGCTGGCGAAATACCGGGTCAGGCGCTCGCGCCATCCGTTTTGAAACGCAGGGATAGATAGCGCTCCAGCTCGACGGCCGCCTGGTCGAAATCCTCCATGCCAAGCTCCGTGTCCGCCTCCCAGCTGCGGTTTTTGTAGTAGACCTTGTCGTAGTAGTCGTTCACAAGTCCCGCCATGAAGGGCTCCAGCTCCCATTTCTCCAGGTTTTCCGCCAGCTCCTCGCACCTTTTCCCGCCCAGTTTCTTCCGGATCCTCTGCAGCGCTACCGCCATCTCTTCCTTGTAGCCGGGAAGACCGTACTCGTCGATGAGCCGCTGCACCCGGGTCTTGAGCTGCGCGTGGCACCAGACCCTGATGCCGGCCGCCATCTTCTGGTAGAAGTCCCCGGGAAGCGACACCCGCCCGATGCGCTCGCTCTCCCCTTCCAGGATGAGTGGGCGCCCCGCCGGGGCCTTCCTGATCTCGTCCCACAAAAGGGTCTCGAAGCGCTTCTGGGTGAGGGTCTGGTTCAATCCCAGCTGGCCGAAGGCGGAACCGCGGTGGCAGGCGAGCCCCTCCAGATCGAGCACCGAGTTGCCGCGCTCTTTCAGGCGCTGCAAAAGCGTGGTCTTGCCGATGCCGGTCATGCCGTGCAAGACGACGAGCGGCGCCTTGGGGGTGAAGGGGGTGAAGTACTCGCTCACCTCGTGGCGGAAGCTCTTGTACCCTCCTTGCAGCTGCACCGCCTTGAAGCCGGCGAGATCCAGGATGACGGTGACCGTCTTGCTCCTGAGCCCTCCCCGCCAGCAGTAGACGAGGATCGGCCTTCCCGCCGCGGCTGTCGCTATCTCCTCCACCATTTGCGGGAAGCGGTGCGCGGTGAGCTCGAGCCCCCTTCTCCTTGCGGCATGCGGGCCGGTCTCTTTATGCAGGATGCCGATCTCCACCCGCTCTTCGTTGGTGAGAAGCGGGACGTTGATGGCGCCGGGGAGGTGATCCTCCTCGTATTCCAGGGGGGTGCGTACGTCGACTACGAGATGGGTGTCGATGAGTTCTTCGTTAAATGGTACTGTTTCCAAGTTGCAGGGCTCCTTTTTGGCGGGCTCATTATAAAGAGAGCCCCAGCGGAATGCAAGGAGGAGCTTTTGGGAAGGGAAAGGGAACCGGCACCGGCGGCACAGGCGCGGCCCCCGGGCTCTCCTACCACCGGAGGGGGGAGGTTGGGAGGGGGGATGAGAGGCTTGCGGCGCCGCGAAGGGGGGTGAATGAAACAGTGCTGTTAGGTGCCCGCCGCTGAAGCCTTTTCAGTTGAGGCTTTCTCACTTTTATGGTAGCGTACCTTGTTTTTTCATCACTGTTTCTACGGCCAAGGAGAATCGATAGATGTTTGGAGCGCTGATAAAGAAGTTAGTCGGGAGCAAAAACGAGCGGGAATTGAAGCGGATGTGGCCCATCGTCGAGCGGATAAACCAGCTGGAGCCCGAATTGGTCAAGCTCTCCGACGAGGCGCTGCGCGGCAAAACCGCCCAGTTCAAGGAACGCTACAGCCGCGGCGAAAGCCTCGACTCTATGCTCCCCGAGGCGTTCGCCGTCTGCCGTGAAGCGGGAAAGCGGGTCCTCGGCATGCGCCACTTCGACGTGCAGCTGATCGGCGGCATGGTGCTCCACTCCGGCAAGATCGCCGAGATGAAGACCGGCGAAGGTAAGACCCTGGTGGCGACGCTCCCCTCCTACTTGAACGGCATTTCCGGTAAGGGCGTGCACGTGGTCACGGTGAACGACTACTTGGCCAAGCGCGACTCCGACTGGATGGGGCGCATCCATAAGTTCCTGGGGCTTTCCGTCGGCGTCATCGTGCACGGGCTCGAAGACCACGAGCGGCGCGAGGCCTATGCCGCCGACATCACCTACGGCACCAACAACGAGTTCGGTTTCGACTACCTCAGGGACAACATGAAGTTCGACCTGGACGAGTACGTGCAGCGCCCCTTCAACTTCGCTGTCGTCGACGAGGTGGACTCCATCCTGATCGACGAGGCGAGGACCCCGCTCATCATCTCCGGCCCCACCGAGGACTCGACCGACAAGTACTACATCATCGACCGCATCATCCCGCTCCTTAAGAGGGGTGAGGTGATCGAGGTCGAGGCGAACACCCTCTCCGGCAAGAGGAAGACCTACACCGGCGACTTCACCGTGGACGAGAAGGCGAAGAGCGCCACCCTCACCGAGGAAGGCGTGCTCAAGGTGGAGAAGCTCCTGAAGATCGAGAACCTCTACGATCCCCGCAACATGGAGGTCCTGCACCACACCCAGCAGGCCTTGAGGGCACACGCCCTATTCAAGAGGGACGTCGACTACGTGGTCCGGGACAACGAGGTCATCATCGTCGACGAGTTCACCGGGCGCCTCATGCCGGGGCGCCGCTGGTCCGACGGGCTGCACCAGGCGATCGAGGCGAAGGAAGGGGCGAAGATCGAGAACGAGAACCAGACGCTTGCCACCATCACCTTCCAGAACTACTTCCGCATGTACGAAAGGCTCTCCGGCATGACCGGTACCGCCGACACCGAGGCGGAGGAGTTCCACAAGATCTACAAACTGGACGTGGTGGTGATCCCGACCAACCGCCCGCTTTTGCGCCCGGACTTCCCGGACGTGATCTACAAGACCGAGCGCGAGAAGTTCAACGCGGTCATAGGCGAGATCAAGGAGCTGCACGAGAAGGGGCAGCCGATCCTGGTCGGCACCATCTCCATCGAAAAGAGCGAGGAGCTCTCCGAGCTGTTGAAGCGCCAGAGTATCCCGCACTTCGTCCTGAACGCGAAGCAGCACGAGAAAGAGGCGGAGATCGTAGCGCAGGCGGGGCGCAAGGGGATGGTCACCATCGCCACCAACATGGCAGGCCGCGGTACCGACATTCTTCTGGGCGGGAACCCCGACGGCCTCGCCCGGCAGGAGTTCAAGGGGACGCCTGAGGCAAGGACCGAAGAGTTCATGGCCGCCTTCATGGAGACCCTCTCCAAGGATCTCCCGGAGAAGGAGCTCTTGCAGTCCCTGGAGCGCGAGTACCCCGGGATCATGCCCGTCGTCGCCTCATGCCTGAAACAGGAGGGCGAGATCGACCTGGAGGAACTGGAGCAGCAGGTGCTCGCCGAGCACCAGAAGCAGTTCAACCTCCTGGTGGAAAAGAACAAGCCGGTCTGCGCCGTCGAGCATGACGAGGTGGTTGCCCTGGGCGGCCTGCACATCCTCGGCACCGAGCGCCACGAATCGCGCCGTATCGACAACCAGCTGCGCGGCCGTTCCGGCCGCCAGGGTGA
Proteins encoded in this region:
- a CDS encoding DUF2156 domain-containing protein, with the translated sequence MEIPQYPNSRGINVDDKSQLDPLFDALQPRVSELTFANLYLFRKAHDYRLTRLGDAVLALGRGYDGSPYFLPPFGGDIAAATRRLLDEGLTLYGADDGFLSRYLPNFGLEVVPDRDNFDYLHLKQEMAELNGKKYHKKKNRVNYFQLRHRHQVELFNEGHLDGALELLEQWRRVRAEFGEESSLAQEVEGATEALRLREALGLSGVVVLVDGAVRGFALGERLNRETAVCHFEKGDLFLEGLYQLLDREFSRLLFPECSYLNREQDLGEPALRQAKLSYHPVELLAKYRVRRSRHPF
- the mnmH gene encoding tRNA 2-selenouridine(34) synthase MnmH yields the protein METVPFNEELIDTHLVVDVRTPLEYEEDHLPGAINVPLLTNEERVEIGILHKETGPHAARRRGLELTAHRFPQMVEEIATAAAGRPILVYCWRGGLRSKTVTVILDLAGFKAVQLQGGYKSFRHEVSEYFTPFTPKAPLVVLHGMTGIGKTTLLQRLKERGNSVLDLEGLACHRGSAFGQLGLNQTLTQKRFETLLWDEIRKAPAGRPLILEGESERIGRVSLPGDFYQKMAAGIRVWCHAQLKTRVQRLIDEYGLPGYKEEMAVALQRIRKKLGGKRCEELAENLEKWELEPFMAGLVNDYYDKVYYKNRSWEADTELGMEDFDQAAVELERYLSLRFKTDGASA
- the secA gene encoding preprotein translocase subunit SecA, which translates into the protein MFGALIKKLVGSKNERELKRMWPIVERINQLEPELVKLSDEALRGKTAQFKERYSRGESLDSMLPEAFAVCREAGKRVLGMRHFDVQLIGGMVLHSGKIAEMKTGEGKTLVATLPSYLNGISGKGVHVVTVNDYLAKRDSDWMGRIHKFLGLSVGVIVHGLEDHERREAYAADITYGTNNEFGFDYLRDNMKFDLDEYVQRPFNFAVVDEVDSILIDEARTPLIISGPTEDSTDKYYIIDRIIPLLKRGEVIEVEANTLSGKRKTYTGDFTVDEKAKSATLTEEGVLKVEKLLKIENLYDPRNMEVLHHTQQALRAHALFKRDVDYVVRDNEVIIVDEFTGRLMPGRRWSDGLHQAIEAKEGAKIENENQTLATITFQNYFRMYERLSGMTGTADTEAEEFHKIYKLDVVVIPTNRPLLRPDFPDVIYKTEREKFNAVIGEIKELHEKGQPILVGTISIEKSEELSELLKRQSIPHFVLNAKQHEKEAEIVAQAGRKGMVTIATNMAGRGTDILLGGNPDGLARQEFKGTPEARTEEFMAAFMETLSKDLPEKELLQSLEREYPGIMPVVASCLKQEGEIDLEELEQQVLAEHQKQFNLLVEKNKPVCAVEHDEVVALGGLHILGTERHESRRIDNQLRGRSGRQGDPGSSRFYLSLQDDLLRIFGSERVSMIMDKLGIEEGEAITHGLITRAIENAQKKVEAHNFEIRKHLIEYDDVMNKQREVIYTQRKEILAGNEIRDSFTGMMEETVGDIVSAYVIDRTPAREWDWQGITDSVQKVFGFHLDLTPDLMDRITPVNFEETLRTTARERFQQRLTEFGDDLMDHLIKVIMLQVIDAQWKDHLLSIDHLKEGIGLRGYGQKDPKQEYKREAYKLFMDMMLRIREEVVEKIFWVQVGSEEEMEQFELEQPQQRMVFNLVDEEAASAPAQMPSKSKRSAGRNDPCPCGSGQKYKKCCGK